The Methanoregula boonei 6A8 genome has a window encoding:
- a CDS encoding MarR family winged helix-turn-helix transcriptional regulator yields the protein MSPIENNSVTRWIQDIKIPAPLISYSYRALQKKFAKELAPYHIGWGHFVILMSLYDNEGSSQDDLALSRGFDKTMIAKSVVKLEEEDLIRRKTDPSDRRVKRLYLTDKSRELIPELEQIGLGINKILFKDLDEKESEVILEHFRKIALNASEM from the coding sequence GTGAGCCCGATAGAAAATAATTCAGTTACCCGATGGATTCAGGATATTAAAATTCCGGCGCCATTGATTTCATATTCCTACCGCGCTCTCCAGAAAAAATTTGCAAAAGAACTTGCACCCTATCATATTGGATGGGGACATTTTGTGATCCTTATGTCCCTGTACGATAATGAAGGAAGCAGCCAGGACGATCTTGCATTGTCACGGGGTTTTGACAAAACCATGATTGCAAAATCTGTTGTGAAACTGGAAGAGGAAGATCTCATCCGGCGCAAAACCGATCCATCAGACAGACGGGTAAAACGGCTGTATCTCACGGATAAAAGCAGGGAACTTATTCCGGAGCTTGAACAAATCGGGCTGGGAATAAACAAAATACTCTTCAAGGACTTGGATGAGAAAGAGTCAGAAGTTATCCTTGAGCATTTTCGTAAAATTGCTCTGAATGCATCGGAGATGTAA
- a CDS encoding response regulator, which produces MATGYSILYVDDDTTLLEIAKMFLERSEDFTVTTAISAAEGLRLLKGGTFDAIISDYQMPQTNGIEFLKIVRETYGNIPFILFTGKGREEIVIQALNEGADFYLQKGGDPKAQFAELTHKVKSAVNHHQAADNLNKSRHLVTTILESSPDLVYIYDLNERRNIYVNREIAVFLGFTQEQINGFPVVRDNFTSR; this is translated from the coding sequence TTGGCAACCGGGTATAGCATTCTCTATGTCGATGACGATACGACTCTTCTCGAGATCGCCAAGATGTTCCTGGAGAGATCCGAAGATTTCACCGTAACGACTGCGATAAGTGCTGCCGAAGGGCTCCGGTTGCTCAAAGGGGGAACATTCGACGCAATCATCTCAGATTACCAGATGCCACAGACAAACGGCATTGAGTTCCTCAAAATAGTGCGGGAAACGTATGGGAATATTCCCTTTATCCTTTTTACCGGTAAAGGGCGTGAAGAAATTGTTATCCAGGCACTCAATGAAGGGGCGGACTTTTATCTCCAGAAGGGAGGCGATCCAAAGGCGCAGTTTGCTGAACTCACCCATAAAGTCAAGAGTGCCGTAAATCATCACCAGGCCGCAGATAATCTCAACAAGAGCAGGCATTTGGTCACAACTATTCTTGAATCGTCTCCGGATCTTGTCTATATCTATGATCTCAACGAGCGTCGTAATATCTATGTCAATAGAGAAATAGCGGTTTTTCTTGGATTCACTCAAGAACAGATCAATGGGTTCCCGGTTGTTCGAGATAATTTTACATCCCGATGA
- a CDS encoding flavodoxin family protein, giving the protein MKVIKVIGINASPRGKDSNTLRLTRAVLAGAKEGGAETELVDLYSLNIRYCTACGTCYTTGECTMLDDFSDIFDRMMNVDGIVLGAPNYIDSVPAPVKALFDRMADAIHCQMFTGKFGCSVCTAGGSGENEVIGYMNKTLSTLGANIAGGVGVAIGRDPSALRKAEGEAQDLGKTLVRAIRGEVSYPDQDALHKQKREYFCQLVKYNKDRFAHEYEWYEQMGWMK; this is encoded by the coding sequence ATGAAGGTCATAAAAGTAATTGGAATAAACGCAAGCCCCCGCGGAAAGGACAGCAATACCCTCCGGCTCACCAGAGCAGTGCTCGCCGGGGCAAAAGAAGGGGGTGCAGAAACGGAATTAGTTGACCTCTATTCATTGAACATCAGGTACTGCACGGCCTGCGGGACCTGCTATACGACAGGCGAGTGCACAATGCTCGACGATTTCTCCGATATCTTCGACCGGATGATGAACGTCGACGGGATTGTGCTTGGGGCCCCCAACTACATCGACAGCGTGCCGGCGCCGGTGAAGGCGCTCTTTGACCGGATGGCGGACGCGATCCACTGCCAGATGTTCACTGGCAAGTTCGGGTGCTCGGTCTGCACGGCCGGAGGATCCGGTGAAAACGAAGTGATCGGGTACATGAACAAGACGCTCTCGACACTGGGCGCAAACATCGCAGGCGGCGTGGGGGTTGCAATCGGGCGCGACCCCTCTGCCCTCAGGAAGGCTGAAGGGGAGGCCCAGGATCTTGGAAAAACACTCGTGAGAGCCATCCGGGGAGAGGTCTCCTACCCGGATCAGGATGCACTCCATAAACAGAAGCGGGAGTACTTCTGCCAGCTGGTGAAGTACAACAAGGACCGGTTCGCCCACGAGTACGAGTGGTACGAGCAGATGGGCTGGATGAAGTAA
- a CDS encoding ligand-gated ion channel, which produces MRHIPRKIAFLLIIVVLALLFLLPPVFAADIAPSPAVPANTTPAKVEVGIFVNSIKNLDFARGTYTMDYYVHFRWTDPAISSSRFEVMNGQPSGANALVENYEDKSGPEKEEWYRVRSDFTIAPNNRNYPFESGSLPIVIEDSSHDTTDMIYVPLVNESGVDPVFELPGWSIGVPGFSVINHSYPWGESFSQLTFNVPVTKNPTDAVVQTLIPPLIFCIVALISFFLSEEHRELIALRYGLTTSMFISAVMFNFSQLASLPGIGGLTLFEKFMISVYLFLAGTIVVTTLCYISLYTWKRPDLARRINWSGLAVSILVPVGVFWLLLAMA; this is translated from the coding sequence ATGCGGCACATCCCACGGAAGATCGCATTCCTCCTTATCATTGTAGTACTGGCATTACTTTTCCTTCTCCCCCCGGTCTTTGCTGCGGACATTGCACCCTCTCCTGCAGTCCCGGCAAACACCACTCCCGCAAAGGTGGAAGTCGGGATCTTTGTCAACTCTATCAAGAATCTCGACTTTGCCCGGGGGACCTACACCATGGACTACTATGTCCATTTCCGCTGGACGGACCCTGCGATCTCATCCTCCCGGTTCGAGGTCATGAACGGCCAACCCTCGGGGGCAAATGCCCTGGTGGAGAACTATGAGGACAAATCCGGGCCAGAAAAAGAAGAATGGTACCGGGTCAGGTCGGATTTTACCATTGCGCCCAATAACCGGAATTACCCGTTTGAATCCGGCAGCCTGCCGATCGTTATTGAAGATTCCAGCCACGATACCACAGATATGATCTATGTCCCTCTCGTAAATGAGAGCGGTGTCGATCCCGTGTTTGAGCTCCCGGGATGGTCAATTGGTGTACCGGGGTTTTCCGTAATCAATCATTCCTACCCGTGGGGCGAATCCTTCTCACAATTGACCTTCAATGTCCCGGTAACCAAAAATCCGACAGACGCGGTGGTCCAGACGCTTATTCCACCGCTGATCTTCTGCATAGTCGCTTTGATCTCCTTTTTCCTGAGCGAGGAGCACCGCGAACTGATCGCCCTCCGGTATGGTCTTACGACCAGCATGTTCATCTCCGCAGTCATGTTCAATTTCAGCCAGCTGGCCTCCCTGCCGGGGATCGGGGGACTCACCCTGTTTGAAAAATTCATGATCTCCGTGTACCTCTTCCTTGCGGGAACTATTGTCGTGACCACGCTCTGTTATATCTCGCTATACACCTGGAAGCGGCCCGACCTGGCGCGACGCATCAACTGGTCCGGCCTGGCAGTTTCCATCCTTGTGCCGGTGGGGGTATTCTGGCTGCTGCTTGCAATGGCGTAG
- a CDS encoding VOC family protein, with protein sequence MASPVRIVRVLLYALAITTLVLSAVCISGCVGSSGTSPGETAAGPGTAPAWRIDHAVIVVDNLTEARERFAAAGFSVVAGGEHGGNDTENALVPFEDGSYLELFAPVNPAMATEMKALVASGTFDAAMQQENAMDSRFMRHLADGPGPEDFALSSPGLNLSAAQADAGQQGIILAGPIPMSRTRPDGIDVKWHVDVPVSGDTAAVPFLIADDTPRSYRVPGGADAMQPNNVTGIKRIVIRTQDQENVTQWYDTVLPGVPASTNGSATTYMLNGSTIEVRQGAAGTQQDGIAEIVLAQGSGGELVLDNSTWE encoded by the coding sequence ATGGCTTCCCCTGTCCGCATCGTCCGCGTCCTTTTGTATGCACTTGCGATAACCACACTCGTCCTGTCTGCGGTCTGCATAAGCGGCTGTGTGGGCAGTTCCGGTACGTCACCGGGTGAAACGGCTGCCGGTCCCGGTACGGCGCCGGCATGGCGAATCGATCATGCGGTCATTGTCGTGGATAACCTCACGGAGGCCCGCGAGCGTTTTGCAGCTGCGGGTTTCTCCGTTGTCGCCGGCGGCGAGCACGGGGGCAATGACACCGAAAACGCCCTTGTGCCGTTTGAAGACGGCAGTTATCTGGAACTCTTTGCCCCGGTGAACCCTGCAATGGCAACAGAGATGAAGGCGCTTGTTGCCTCGGGAACGTTTGATGCCGCCATGCAGCAGGAGAATGCGATGGACTCGCGCTTCATGCGGCATCTTGCCGACGGGCCGGGCCCCGAGGACTTTGCCCTCTCCTCTCCCGGGCTCAATTTGTCCGCTGCACAGGCCGATGCAGGGCAGCAGGGAATTATCCTTGCCGGGCCGATCCCGATGTCAAGGACACGCCCGGACGGGATCGATGTGAAATGGCACGTTGATGTCCCGGTTTCCGGGGACACCGCGGCCGTGCCGTTCCTTATCGCAGACGACACTCCCCGGTCCTACCGGGTGCCGGGCGGTGCGGATGCAATGCAGCCCAATAACGTGACCGGGATCAAGCGCATCGTTATCAGGACACAGGACCAGGAAAATGTCACCCAGTGGTACGATACGGTGCTTCCCGGTGTGCCGGCATCCACAAACGGTTCGGCCACTACGTACATGCTGAACGGTTCGACAATTGAGGTCCGGCAGGGAGCGGCCGGGACGCAGCAGGACGGGATTGCCGAAATTGTGCTTGCACAAGGATCGGGCGGAGAGCTCGTTCTCGATAACAGCACCTGGGAGTGA
- a CDS encoding DUF169 domain-containing protein, whose product MESIIAQKAGLINEPMAILWSNTKPEGALQMKPNTFTCVLPFIAQVAIKGKTVVFDRETYGCPGARAGLGFGNGFYDAFGGAGIDFMSAFFAKGIESSKDPDAYKAILKYIPEREQSKFIHGERIHKNQEKAKQYMINFPVTDIAEKYVIFTPLGKVKPAEKPVAVIFLADPIQLSGLLCLLGAIRDELDPVWVPAQMAACQQIAAAVYFEAKKEHPRAVLGYTDIAARENVGKTIPKQMFTFGVPYSLFLEMEEEAKDGVFDGPIWNGLAAEQKGTPA is encoded by the coding sequence ATGGAAAGCATCATCGCGCAAAAAGCCGGCCTCATCAACGAGCCGATGGCCATTCTCTGGAGTAACACTAAACCCGAAGGAGCACTTCAGATGAAACCGAACACATTTACCTGTGTTTTGCCGTTTATTGCACAGGTAGCGATCAAAGGAAAAACCGTGGTTTTCGATCGCGAAACCTATGGCTGCCCGGGTGCCCGGGCCGGGCTGGGTTTCGGAAATGGGTTCTACGATGCCTTTGGGGGTGCCGGGATAGATTTTATGTCGGCTTTCTTTGCTAAGGGAATCGAAAGTAGCAAGGATCCGGATGCTTACAAAGCAATTTTGAAGTACATCCCCGAACGGGAGCAGTCAAAGTTTATTCACGGCGAACGTATTCATAAAAATCAGGAAAAAGCCAAACAGTATATGATTAATTTCCCGGTCACGGATATCGCTGAAAAGTACGTAATTTTCACCCCCTTGGGAAAGGTAAAGCCGGCTGAGAAGCCTGTTGCTGTTATTTTTTTAGCCGATCCCATCCAGTTATCCGGTCTTCTGTGTCTTTTGGGTGCAATCCGCGATGAATTGGACCCGGTTTGGGTTCCTGCCCAAATGGCGGCATGCCAGCAAATTGCGGCCGCCGTGTATTTCGAGGCAAAAAAAGAGCATCCCCGCGCCGTGCTCGGGTATACGGATATTGCTGCACGGGAGAATGTAGGAAAGACCATTCCCAAACAGATGTTTACCTTCGGGGTGCCGTACTCTCTATTCCTTGAGATGGAGGAGGAGGCGAAGGATGGGGTATTTGACGGCCCAATCTGGAACGGGCTTGCAGCGGAACAAAAGGGAACACCTGCATGA
- a CDS encoding PAS domain S-box protein produces MDSLKNRSMGSRLFEIILHPDDLQKVLQHHERMKSAKDGEIIEAEYRMKHANGTYRVLRSRDIPFRRDSLGGVTQILGHAEDITDRKHMEDALRDSERRFALFMEKLPAAMYLKDLDGHVVFSNRFLNELFGWTDPVGKSTFDLLPVDVAQRMADDDRKAFDQGVMSTVEAVTDIHGLKRYFKTTKFSVPDSGGASLMGGISLDITEQKQTEEELRQSEEKYRTLLFSTGIGVGYWSPDGILLYINEISLKRLNGIKEDFIGKHIRDLIKHDDAEKYLERIHNAAISPQPSEYEDYVTLPTGKSWYLTIYARIVDSSGTVIGIQVLSIDITERKKAELALDVARKKLKMLNTITSHDIQNSAFSLSAYLSLAKKEFNDKKVHEYLDKETDLVQNIIQCLNVTKEFQELGTKPPIWQNVELVFCLAISHLDFGTISQHISLDGLEVYADPLLEKAFLHMMQNTLAQGVRVTEVSISCNEIEGGIRIIIEDNGVGVPGEEKEHIFERGYGKCGIPGLFLVSEILAITGITIQETGEPGKGARFEITVPKDVYRLAGNS; encoded by the coding sequence TTGGATTCACTCAAGAACAGATCAATGGGTTCCCGGTTGTTCGAGATAATTTTACATCCCGATGATTTGCAAAAGGTCTTGCAGCACCATGAACGGATGAAGTCAGCCAAGGATGGTGAAATAATTGAAGCCGAATATCGGATGAAGCATGCAAATGGCACATATCGCGTCCTTCGCAGCCGGGATATTCCATTTCGTCGCGATTCTTTGGGGGGAGTTACCCAGATCCTCGGTCATGCAGAGGATATTACTGATCGCAAACACATGGAAGATGCACTTCGTGACAGTGAACGGCGTTTTGCCCTCTTTATGGAGAAACTGCCGGCGGCGATGTATCTTAAAGACCTCGATGGCCATGTTGTTTTCAGCAACCGCTTCCTCAACGAGCTGTTCGGTTGGACGGATCCTGTGGGTAAATCCACGTTCGATCTCCTCCCGGTGGATGTTGCTCAGCGGATGGCTGACGATGACCGAAAAGCCTTTGATCAGGGTGTAATGTCAACCGTGGAGGCCGTGACTGATATCCATGGACTGAAGCGATACTTTAAAACCACCAAGTTTTCCGTTCCGGATTCCGGTGGCGCGTCACTCATGGGCGGTATTTCTCTTGACATCACCGAACAAAAGCAAACCGAAGAGGAACTCCGTCAAAGTGAGGAAAAGTATCGGACTCTTCTGTTTAGTACGGGTATCGGAGTCGGATACTGGAGTCCGGACGGTATCCTCCTGTACATCAATGAGATCAGCTTAAAGCGCCTCAACGGAATAAAAGAAGATTTTATTGGCAAACATATCCGTGACCTTATTAAACATGATGATGCAGAAAAATACCTCGAACGTATCCACAATGCGGCAATCTCGCCTCAACCGTCAGAATACGAGGATTATGTCACCCTGCCCACCGGAAAAAGCTGGTATTTGACTATCTACGCAAGAATTGTCGATTCGAGTGGAACGGTGATTGGAATTCAGGTGTTGTCCATCGATATTACGGAACGCAAAAAGGCTGAATTGGCCCTTGATGTTGCAAGAAAGAAACTGAAGATGCTCAACACGATCACCAGCCATGACATTCAGAATAGTGCGTTTTCCCTGTCCGCGTATCTTAGTTTGGCAAAAAAAGAATTCAATGACAAGAAAGTCCACGAATATCTCGATAAGGAGACGGATCTTGTCCAGAATATTATCCAATGCCTGAATGTGACTAAAGAATTCCAGGAACTGGGGACAAAACCGCCCATATGGCAGAACGTAGAACTTGTTTTTTGCCTGGCCATCTCTCATCTGGATTTCGGTACTATCTCACAGCATATATCGCTCGATGGCCTTGAAGTTTATGCCGATCCTCTTCTGGAAAAGGCGTTTCTCCACATGATGCAAAATACGCTCGCTCAAGGTGTCCGGGTGACAGAAGTCAGTATCTCCTGTAATGAAATCGAAGGAGGGATCCGGATCATCATTGAGGATAATGGTGTTGGCGTACCCGGGGAGGAAAAAGAGCATATCTTCGAACGCGGATATGGAAAATGCGGGATACCCGGGCTTTTCCTTGTCAGTGAGATTCTCGCTATCACCGGCATCACGATCCAGGAAACCGGGGAGCCGGGAAAGGGTGCACGGTTTGAGATCACGGTGCCAAAAGATGTATACCGACTTGCCGGCAATTCTTAA
- a CDS encoding RodZ family helix-turn-helix domain-containing protein, with amino-acid sequence MVCPTLQPVKKWIAPLLVLVVIAAVMCGCTQNSSPGSSPAAQPTAAITTPEPAVPQVTTPEIAPPTAPESLNAQDTENESDEDTAGPAISAAGLPATITGLAGSAGGPVDNCVMTHTLPDILTDPDYGLNSAATSELAGFSPGQYATIRREYSETSSTIDYCGEGAVKTPIWTWYTISATITPNGHTLQTYNITLYADYLSTRITVVSTTGTLSPGLDYPYRAYVPMRLDDLEKNVHFELDALPQTS; translated from the coding sequence ATGGTTTGTCCAACACTGCAACCGGTAAAAAAATGGATCGCCCCGCTGCTGGTCCTCGTCGTCATTGCGGCGGTCATGTGCGGGTGTACGCAAAACTCCTCCCCGGGAAGTTCGCCGGCAGCGCAGCCCACGGCGGCCATCACCACTCCTGAACCGGCCGTTCCGCAGGTCACCACGCCGGAAATCGCGCCCCCGACGGCACCCGAATCACTGAACGCCCAGGATACCGAAAACGAATCCGATGAAGATACCGCAGGCCCGGCAATCTCTGCGGCAGGGCTCCCGGCAACGATCACCGGGCTTGCAGGCAGCGCCGGTGGCCCGGTGGACAACTGTGTCATGACACACACGCTCCCCGATATCCTCACGGATCCGGACTACGGGCTCAACAGTGCAGCCACATCGGAACTGGCCGGGTTCTCCCCGGGGCAGTATGCAACCATCCGGCGCGAGTACAGCGAAACATCATCGACCATCGACTATTGCGGAGAAGGGGCAGTAAAAACGCCCATCTGGACCTGGTATACGATCTCTGCCACGATAACGCCCAACGGGCACACGCTGCAGACCTACAACATCACCCTCTATGCCGATTACCTGTCAACCAGGATCACGGTGGTCAGCACGACCGGGACACTCTCCCCGGGACTGGACTACCCGTACCGGGCATACGTCCCCATGCGGCTCGACGACCTGGAAAAGAACGTGCATTTTGAACTGGATGCTCTGCCCCAGACAAGCTAA